From Medicago truncatula cultivar Jemalong A17 chromosome 7, MtrunA17r5.0-ANR, whole genome shotgun sequence, a single genomic window includes:
- the LOC11432624 gene encoding heat shock cognate 70 kDa protein, which yields MAKKYEGPAIGIDLGTTYSCVAVWQQRNNRAEIIHNDQGNRTTPSVVAFTDSLRLIGNAAKNQAASNPTNTIFDAKRLIGRKFSDSIIRKDIKLWPFKVIPGADDNPKILVKYKGKEKCFVAEEISSMILSKMQEIAEKFLELPVKNAVITVPAYFNDSQRKATKDAGIIAGLNVMRIINEPTAAALAYGIQKRGNFVVGKRNVFIFDLGGGTFDVSLLTLKDDSFEVKATAGDTHLGGEDFDNKMVSHFVNELKRKNNVDISLNPKALRKLRTACERAKRALSYDIEATIDIDAICQGIDFCSSITRAKFERLNMDLFEKCMEIVRSCLRDAYMDQSMVHEIVLVGGSSRIPKVRKLLQDFFKGRDLCMSINPDEAVAYGAAVQAALLIDGIKNVPNLVLRDITPLSLGIWTKGDVMSVVIPKNTPIPIKMTEDRCKTSVDNQLGVSIHVYEGERIKASENNLLGLFRLFVPPAPRGLCIKVCFAIDADGILNVTAEEETTGNKSEITITNDNRRLSTQEIERMIQEAEKFKVEDMKFQEKARAVNALEDYLYKTSKVMEDNSVSSMLAPADKMKIDSAIMNGKSLIDNHGNQHNETYVFVDFLKELEIIFESSLNKINKGFKRKFEQ from the exons ATGGCCAAAAAATATGAAGGACCTGCCATTGGAATCGACCTTGGCACGACCTATTCATGCGTAGCAGTTTGGCAGCAGCGTAACAATCGAGCTGAGATCATCCACAATGATCAAGGCAATAGAACCACACCTTCTGTTGTAGCTTTCACTGATTCACTAAGGTTAATTGGTAATGCTGCTAAAAATCAGGCTGCCTCAAACCCAACCAACACTATCTTCG aTGCGAAGAGGTTAATTGGAAGGAAATTCAGTGATTCCATTATTCGGAAAGATATAAAGTTGTGGCCCTTTAAGGTCATTCCTGGAGCTGATGACAATCCCAAGATCCTTGTTAAGTACAAGGGCAAAGAGAAGTGCTTTGTTGCTGAGGAAATATCGTCTATGATCCTCTCAAAGATGCAGGAGATTGCAGAGAAATTTTTGGAGTTACCCGTAAAGAATGCAGTGATCACAGTGCCAGCTTATTTCAATGATTCTCAGCGAAAAGCCACCAAAGATGCCGGCATTATTGCTGGCCTCAATGTAATGCGGATAATCAATGAACCAACTGCTGCTGCACTTGCATATGGAATTCAAAAGAGAGGTAATTTTGTTGTTGGAAAGCGAAATGTATTCATCTTTGATCTTGGTGGTGGCACCTTTGATGTGTCTCTTCTCACACTTAAGGATGATAGTTTTGAAGTAAAGGCCACTGCTGGTGATACTCACCTAGGAGGAGAGGACTTCGATAATAAAATGGTGAGCCACTTTGTGAATGAGTTGAAGAGGAAGAACAATGTGGACATTAGTTTGAACCCAAAAGCTTTAAGGAAGCTGAGAACTGCTTGTGAGAGGGCAAAGAGGGCACTTTCATATGACATTGAGGCCACAATTGACATAGATGCTATATGTCAGGGTATTGACTTCTGCTCATCAATTACTCGGGCGAAATTTGAGCGACTCAACATGGACCTCTTTGAAAAATGTATGGAGATTGTTCGGAGTTGTCTACGTGATGCTTACATGGACCAGAGTATGGTACATGAAATTGTCCTTGTTGGAGGTTCATCTAGAATTCCCAAAGTGCGGAAACTATTGCAAGACTTTTTCAAGGGTAGGGATTTGTGCATGAGCATAAACCCTGACGAGGCTGTTGCTTATGGTGCAGCTGTGCAGGCTGCTTTGTTGATTGATGGCATTAAGAATGTTCCAAATTTGGTCTTGCGAGATATTACACCCTTGTCGCTTGGTATATGGACAAAAGGAGATGTCATGAGTGTAGTGATTCCTAAGAACACTCCAATTCCTATTAAGATGACTGAGGATAGATGTAAGACAAGTGTAGATAACCAACTTGGTGTATCCATCCATGTTTATGAGGGTGAGAGAATAAAAGCCAGTGAGAACAACTTGTTGGGTTTGTTTCGTCTCTTTGTTCCTCCTGCTCCCCGTGGCCTTTGCATCAAAGTATGTTTTGCTATCGATGCAGATGGTATATTAAATGTCACTGCTGAGGAAGAAACAACTGGAAATAAGAGTGAGATCACAATAACAAATGATAATAGAAGACTTTCAACTCAAGAAATTGAGCGAATGATCCAAGAAGCTGAGAAATTCAAGGTTGAAGATATGAAGTTTCAAGAGAAAGCTAGAGCGGTAAATGCTTTGGAAGATTATCTTTACAAAACGAGTAAAGTAATGGAGGATAACAGTGTTAGTTCCATGCTGGCTCCTGCAGACAAAATGAAGATCGATTCTGCGATTATGAATGGAAAGAGTTTGATTGATAATCATGGCAACCAGCACAATGAAACATACGTGTTTGTAGACTTTTTAAAGGAGCTTGAAATCATCTTTGAATCCTCgttgaataaaataaacaaaggtTTCAAGAGAAAGTTTGAGCAATGA
- the LOC11430131 gene encoding heat shock cognate 70 kDa protein, with amino-acid sequence MAKKYEGPAIGIDLGTTYSCVAVWQENINRAEIIHNDQGNGTTPSVVAFTDSLRLISNAAKNQAAANPTNTIFDAKRLIGRKYSDSIIQDDINLWPFKVVAGTDDNPMILVKYKGEEKRFVAEEISSMILSKMHDIAEKFLELPVKNAVITVPAYFNDSQRKATKDAGIIAGLNVMRIINEPTAAALAYGIQKGGNFVGKRNIFIFDLGGGTFDVSLLTLKDDKFEVKATAGDTHLGGEDFDNRMVNYFANELKRKNNLDISGNPKALRKLRTACERAKRTLSFDIETTIDVDAICQGIDFCSPVTRAKFEQINIDLFEKCMEIVGSCLRDANMVKSSVDDIVLIGGSSRIPKVHQLLQEFFKGKDLCMSINPDEAVAYGAAVQAALLIEGIENVPDFILQDITPLSLGISTKGDIMSVVIPRNTPIPAKMTEERCKTSVDNQFGVSINVYEGERIKASENNLLGLFSLLIPRAPRGLRIKVCFAIDADGILNVTAEEETTGNKKEITITNVNGRLSTEEIERMIQEAENFKVEDLKFQMRARAMNALDDYLYKMSKVMEDNNVSSMVTPADKTKINSAIMNGKSLIDNHGNQHKEACVFVDFLKELQGIFEAMLNKINKGSKIKLEQ; translated from the exons ATGGCCAAAAAATATGAAGGACCTGCTATCGGAATCGACCTCGGCACAACCTATTCATGTGTAGCAGTTTGGCAGGAGAATATCAACCGAGCTGAGATCATCCACAATGATCAAGGCAATGGAACCACACCTTCTGTTGTAGCTTTCACTGACTCACTGAGGTTGATTAGTAATGCTGCTAAAAATCAGGCTGCCGCAAACCCAACAAACACTATCTTTg ATGCAAAGAGGTTAATCGGAAGAAAATATAGTGATTCTATTATTCAGGATGATATAAATTTGTGGCCCTTTAAGGTAGTTGCTGGCACTGATGACAATCCCATGATCCTTGTTAAGTACAAGGGTGAAGAGAAGAGGTTTGTTGCTGAGGAAATATCATCTATGATCCTCTCAAAGATGCATGATATTGCAGAGAAATTTTTGGAATTGCCTGTAAAGAATGCAGTGATTACCGTGCCTGCTTATTTCAATGATTCTCAGCGAAAAGCCACCAAAGATGCTGGCATTATAGCTGGCCTCAATGTAATGAGGATAATCAACGAACCAACTGCTGCTGCACTTGCATATGGTATTCAAAAGGGAGGTAATTTTGTTGGAAAACGAAATATATTCATCTTTGATCTTGGTGGTGGCACTTTTGATGTGTCTCTTCTCACACTCAAGGATGATAAGTTTGAAGTGAAGGCCACTGCTGGCGATACTCACCTAGGAGGAGAGGACTTTGATAACCGAATGGTGAATTACTTTGCGAATGAGTTGAAGAGGAAGAACAATTTGGACATTAGTGGGAACCCAAAAGCTTTAAGGAAGCTGAGAACAGCTTGTGAGAGGGCAAAGAGGACACTTTCATTTGACATTGAGACCACAATTGACGTAGATGCCATTTGTCAAGGTATTGATTTCTGCTCACCAGTTACTCGGGCCAAGTTTGAGCAAATCAACATCGACCTCTTTGAAAAATGTATGGAGATTGTTGGGAGTTGTCTACGTGATGCTAACATGGTCAAGAGTAGTGTAGATGATATCGTCCTTATTGGTGGCTCTTCTAGAATTCCCAAAGTGCATCAGCTATTGCAAGAATTTTTCAAGGGGAAGGATTTGTGCATGAGCATCAACCCTGATGAGGCTGTTGCTTATGGTGCAGCTGTGCAGGCTGCTTTGCTGATTGAAGGCATTGAGAATGTTCCAGATTTTATCTTGCAAGATATTACACCCTTGTCACTTGGTATATCAACAAAAGGAGATATCATGAGTGTGGTGATTCCTAGGAACACTCCCATTCCTGCCAAGATGACAGAAGAAAGATGTAAGACAAGTGTAGATAACCAATTTGGTGTCTCAATTAATGTTTATGAGGGTGAGAGAATAAAAGCCAGTGAGAACAACTTGCTGGGTTTGTTTAGTCTCTTAATTCCTCGTGCTCCTCGCGGCCTTCGTATCAAAGTATGCTTTGCTATAGATGCAGATGGTATACTAAATGTCACTGCTGAGGAAGAAACCACtggaaataaaaaagagattACAATAACAAATGTAAATGGAAGATTGTCAACTGAAGAAATTGAGAGAATGATCCAAGAAGCAGAGAATTTCAAGGTTGAAGATCTGAAGTTCCAAATGAGAGCTAGAGCAATGAATGCTTTGGACGACTATCTTTACAAAATGAGTAAAGTAATGGAGGATAACAACGTTAGTTCCATGGTGACTCCTGCAGACAAAACAAAGATCAATTCTGCAATTATGAACGGAAAAAGTTTGATTGATAATCATGGCAACCAGCACAAAGAAGCATGCGTGTTTGTGGACTTTTTGAAGGAGCTTCAAGGCATCTTTGAGGCAATGTTAAACAAGATCAACAAAGGTTCCAAGATTAAGTTAGAGCAATGA
- the LOC11428962 gene encoding TMV resistance protein N has product MLITFSYFYNFEQFIGKLKYLNMTFSKKLKRLPDFSGVPNLEKLILKGCDGLTEVHPSLLHHKKVVLMNLEDCKSLKSLPGKLEMSSLEKLILSGCCEFKILPEFGESMENLSMLALEGIAIRNLPSSLGSLVGLASLNLKNCKSLVCLPDTIHRLNSLIILNISGCSRLCRLPDGLKEIKCLKELHANDTAIDELPSSIFYLDNLKTSTGFRFPTSLWNLPSLRYINLSYCNLSEESIPDYLRHLSSLKSLDLTGNNFVYIPSTISKLPKLHFLYLNCCQKLQLLPEISSSMTELDASNCDSLETTKFNPAKPCSVFASPRQLSYVEKKINSFIEGLCLPSARFDMLIPGKETPSCYADPPELCNHEIDCCLFSSNAKLFVTTRTLPPMNPYLPHLYILYLSIDQFRDRILKDDYWSENGIEFVLKCYCCHSLQIVKCGCRLVCKQDVKDWNKVMNQFNES; this is encoded by the exons ATGCTGAtaactttttcatatttttacaattttgagCAGTTTATAGGAAAGTTGAAGTACTTGAATATGACTTTTTCCAAGAAGCTAAAGAGATTGCCTGATTTTTCTGGTGTTCCAAATCTTGAAAAATTGATTCTCAAAGGCTGTGATGGCCTGACTGAGGTTCATCCATCCCTTTTACACCACAAGAAagttgttttgatgaatttagaAGACTGCAAAAGTCTTAAATCTCTTCCAGGGAAGTTGGAAATGAGTTCTCTGGAGAAGTTAATTCTTTCTGGCTGTTGTGAATTTAAAATCCTTCCGGAGTTTGGGGAAAGCATGGAAAATCTATCGATGCTTGCCTTAGAAGGAATAGCTATTAGAAACCTACCCTCATCACTAGGAAGCCTAGTTGGACTTGCTAGTTTAAACTTAAAGAACTGCAAAAGTCTTGTTTGCCTTCCAGATACCATTCATCGATTGAATTCTCTCATAATTTTGAACATTTCCGGATGTTCAAGACTTTGTAGATTGCCAGATGGATTAAAGGAAATAAAGTGTTTGAAGGAACTTCATGCCAATGATACTGCTATTGATGAACTACCTTCCTCCATTTTCTATCTAGATAATCTTAAAA CTTCTACTGGATTCAGATTTCCAACTTCTCTTTGGAATTTACCTTCTTTGAGATATATAAACTTAAGTTACTGTAATCTTTCTGAAGAATCAATCCCAGATTATCTTCGCCACTTATCATCGTTGAAGTCTTTGGATCTAACTGGTAACAATTTTGTTTACATACCAAGCACCATTTCTAAACTGCCAAAGCTACATTTTCTTTATCTAAATTGCTGCCAAAAGCTTCAATTGTTGCCAGAGATTTCATCAAGTATGACTGAGTTGGATGCAAGTAACTGTGATTCACTGGAAACTACCAAATTTAATCCAGCAAAGCCATGCAGTGTCTTTGCATCACCTAGACAACTATCTTacgttgaaaaaaaaattaacagttTTATCGAG GGACTTTGTCTTCCCTCTGCAAGATTTGACATGCTTATCCCTGGGAAAGAAACCCCATCTTG TTATGCTGACCCACCTGAGCTGTGCAACCATGAGATTGATTGTTGCTTGTTTTCAAGTAATGCTAAGCTGTTTGTCACCACCAGAACATTACCTCCTATGAATCCATATCTTCCTCACCTTTATATTCTCTACTTGTCCATTGATCAATTTCGCGATAGAATTCTCAAAGATGATTACTGGAGTGAGAATGGCATTGAATTTGTATTGAAATGTTACTGCTGTCATTCATTGCAAATAGTGAAGTGTGGTTGCCGTTTGGTGTGTAAGCAAGATGTTAAAGATTGGAACAAAGTGATGAATCAATTCAACGAGAGTTGA
- the LOC11426934 gene encoding probable receptor-like protein kinase At5g24010, translated as MKIFNPFSLLVFLSFTTISISSHLFSPLDNYLINTGSTLSTTFNNRLFTPEHSSFSTSPHSISITNQNPFPNSPSIYHTARVFTKSTKYTFPVKTKGTHFVRFHFHAFNSSNLDLGHAKFQILVNGYVVLSNFTRFLSDCVKNPRVVEYLIWVDYEKVEIVFVPEKDLNFGFVNAIEVVSAPNDLVLETAQFLSEEGLKSFDDLNKQAFEVVYRVTVGGPKVTPFNDSLSRTWVTDDEFLKSSDGSERFYFGGRINYRVGGASREVGPDNIYNTARLIKSRNDYVPNVNMTWVFPVVGGYKYLVRLHFCDIASISMRLLYFNVYVNGYLALEDFDLSLVTNALASPFYADFVVDGDSSVGALNVSIGPSKSSLAHVVDGMLNAVEVMKLNNTHKSLDGNVCANFVLNSHRSSGNTGILLTLAAAACIVLSLSIVIRRRIVESRETVSWSRLPVNLSEDSVKG; from the coding sequence ATGAAAATCTTCAACCCTTTCTCTCTCCTCGTCTTCCTCTCCTTCACCACCATCTCCATCTCCTCCCACCTCTTCTCACCCCTCGACAACTACCTCATCAACACCGGCTCCACCCTCTCCACCACCTTCAACAACCGTCTTTTCACCCCTGAACACTCTTCTTTTTCCACCTCCCCCCATTCCATCTCCATCACAAACCAAAACCCATTTCCCAATTCACCTTCCATCTACCACACCGCTAGGGTTTTCACCAAATCAACCAAATACACTTTCCCTGTTAAAACTAAAGGGACCCACTTTGTCCGTTTTCATTTCCACGCCTTTAATTCATCGAATCTTGATCTGGGTCATGCTAAATTTCAAATCTTGGTTAATGGGTATGTTGTTTTAAGCAATTTTACACGTTTTCTTAGTGATTGTGTAAAAAACCCTAGGGTAGTTGAATATCTTATTTGGGTTGATTATGAAAAGGTGGAGATTGTATTTGTACCGGAAAAAGATTTGAATTTTGGGTTTGTGAATGCTATTGAGGTGGTTTCTGCACCTAATGACCTTGTTCTTGAAACAGCACAGTTTTTGAGTGAAGAGGGTTtgaagagttttgatgatttgaataAACAAGCTTTTGAAGTTGTTTATAGGGTTACGGTTGGCGGTCCTAAAGTTACGCCTTTTAATGATTCCTTGTCGAGGACTTGGGTTACTGATGATGAGTTTCTGAAATCAAGTGATGGGTCCGAGAGGTTTTATTTTGGGGGTAGGATTAATTATCGTGTTGGAGGAGCGAGTCGTGAGGTTGGACCGGATAATATTTATAATACGGCTAGGTTGATTAAAAGTAGGAATGATTATGTGCCGAATGTTAATATGACTTGGGTGTTTCCAGTTGTGGGTGGATATAAGTATCTTGTTAGGTTGCATTTTTGTGATATTGCTAGTATTTCGATGCGGTTGTTGTATTTCAATGTTTATGTGAATGGTTATTTGGCTTTAGAAGATTTCGATCTCTCTTTAGTAACAAATGCGCTGGCTTCCCCGTTTTACGCTGACtttgttgttgatggagatAGTAGTGTTGGGGCTTTGAATGTTAGTATAGGTCCTTCAAAGAGCAGCCTTGCACATGTCGTTGATGGTATGTTGAATGCAGTCGAGGTTATGAAGTTGAACAATACTCACAAGAGTCTTGATGGAAACGTTTGTGCTAATTTTGTTCTCAATAGTCACCGGTCAAGTGGAAATACGGGTATTTTGCTTACTTTGGCTGCTGCTGCTTGCATTGTGCTAAGTTTATCCATAGTGATTCGCAGGAGGATTGTTGAGTCAAGGGAAACTGTATCATGGTCAAGGTTGCCTGTGAATTTATCGGAGGACAGTGTAAAGGGTTAG